The sequence CATATTTAGatcaatagataataaatagatattaagatAAAAACATATGTTATGATTGCAGTTTCAGTACATAGAACAAAGTATACAGTAATTTGGATCAGATCAATGAATACTAagaattttttaatctttaaaattttgtcaGATTGAATCTAAAAAAGTTATttgatttttaagaaaataaaacaattgatATGAAgtacatatttttcatcattgtaaTTGGGACTGCTATGCGTATAGTTTGTATCTTTATGGTGATTTATTGTCTAATAAAGAACCACTCTAAGCAACAATTtgctgatgtatgtatgtaatagagTTTGGTGACTGAATCTGTCTCTAGGTTTATATGTTATAAAGTTATTATGTACAAAAAGActgaatgggatttttttttttacattatatttttgacAACTATGTCATAGACTAAAGTGAGTCATAGAATTCATTGATATATCATTTCCACATACTGTTTaccttttactttatatatagatatttttttctatttatgtaggaacacacaaagccacacacacacacacacacacacacacacacacacacacacacacacacacacacacacacacacacacacacacacacacacacacacacacacacacacacacacacacacacacacacacacacacacacacacacacacacacacacatggacatgcacacacacacacacacacacacacacacacacacacacacacacacacacacacacacacaccacacacacacacacacacacacacacacacacacacacacacacacacacacacacacacacacacacacacagaaagtgaaaaagaaattatGTACTTCTCCAACTCCATTGTGTGCCCTTTTGGTATTTGTGAGTCACTGGTGTTTTCATGATGCAGtagaataacatgaaaaaaaacgagagcaAGCATGTACACCTTATCTGGCAAACTTTGTTAATAAATTCCCTGATACTTATATACGTTGAGGACTAAATTTTGGTAAGAAGCTCCCTTAGAATATACTTTGATATACAGTGAGGACCAATCAGCCCAATATGAAATGTAGTATGAGAAGTGTTATCCTAAAAGGCATGAGTTTCATTGTTTTACATTTTGACTACCCATGTAAACCCGTatgcttttttcccccacaatACTTTCTAAGATAAACATCAATTTCAGGTAGAATTCCACCTTAACAGCAGCAGTCTCTGGCCCTTTCACAATTTATCGTCAGTTTAAGCGCTGGATCTCTATGGCAGATCACACAGAAGATAATGATCCTTTCGAAGAGGACATTGTCTTTGACCAAGCAGGCCTCCTCGGCGGGAAGATGCCACGGTCGAGACAGCAATCCACCGTGGGGTTCTTACCTACATTCATGCTGTTCATAAGGACTGTTTTCCTTTGTATAGCCTTTATTGGTTTGGTAAGTGGggtttctttccatatttttaagATAGTTTGTCTTCCTTAGGGAAAATTCTATCCTAAAGTTGAAGAGATTAGACTTTTGGGTTGATATAAAGTaatgatattttcccttttttttatggtgatgtgataagtatttaaaaaaaaaaaataataataatgtctttgctctatttttcttgtttatgcaACAGGGAATCTAAGTATTTTCCTTATAATCACTTTCATTGTCAGGGGCTATGTGTATCCGTAAGTGGAGGTCCTCTGATAAAATTGGAAATAGGAGTGGGGATATCGGTAGACACAGCATTCCATACGTTCACAGCACGTTCTGTAGGCACACTCTTTGGAGGAATCCTAGGTGAGTAACATTACttggaaaagtgtgtgtgtgtgtgtgtgtgtgtgtgtgtgtgtgtgtgtgtgtgtgtttgtgttttgtgttttgtttgtgtgtttgtttgtgtgtttttgtgtgtgtgtgtgtgtgtgtgtgtgtgtgtgtgtgtgtgtgtgtgtgtgtgtgtgtgtgtgtgtgtgtgagagagagagtttgtttatatttttgtttgttactgAGAGGGAGGCACCTttattggttatttatttttaatctggttatgtatttatttgttgataGGTGTTGCTTGTACACTTACTCTgtcaaaaatgtaaaattttgttcTTTACTTGCAAGGTTTGTTTCTTGCTTTTAGTAAATGATTCAGTTGATAGATAACTCTGAAACAGATTTTGCTACTTCTCTCAGGATTGTGTGAGTTTTGTTTGGATTTCAAATTGTTCATGATACAGCCTTTCATGCATTTGCTCCTTCCCTTAGAGTTGATAACCTTGACAAATATCCCAACAGGTTCACTGCTGTTTGAAGTATACAATCGTCAGTTCCTGATGTTTGTGAGCTTGGTATGGGTAGCCGTGTGCGTCACAGTCATGCCCTTCACTGTCGCAACAGCCCTCTGGTGGACATTTGCAACAACCGCTGCCTTGGGAATGGGACTGGGCTTTTTGTTCACAGGTGAGCTTGCCAAGAATTATAGCTGTTTTTGCATACATAGGCTTTCACAATGTGCCATTTGTGTAGTGAGAGTCAACCATTGGTTCCTACTCTTTCCTTCATATGTCTTATAGTTCACTCTTTCTAGATTTATTGCACTCTTAAGAATGCTTTGTATAGCTAATGGACTGTTTGTAGGTTTATCTTTGCctgtttttaaagatttatattaCTGCCCATCcctatgtatttactttttttttataagttatacATACTTGGCTATCTTTATTTCAACCAAAAGtcagtatttataaataaatggcaAGGGTTTTAGGTTAATCACTATGCAGTAAGATACCAGTAAACAATACTTATAGCATAATCACTAGTTTGTTTACGCAGTACTCcctacattaatatattaatcacTAGTGTACTGATACAATACATTCAGTATTCATACACTGATTACTAGTTGTATATTTTGTCTTGACTTGTGAGAATTTGTTTTTATCAGGTCTTGTTTAAAGCTTATGGCTTTATGCCAAaagtaaattaattattttcccaTTTCGTGTTCCgttctgttcgtttttttgtttttgtttctctctctctctctctcctctctctctctctctctctctcctctctctccctctctctctctcctctcctctctcgtctctctctctctgtctctctctctcctctctctctctctctgtctctctctctctctctgtctctctctctctctgtctctctttctccccctgtctctcttctctctctctctctctcgacacctcttctctctctctctcttctctctctctctctctctcttttcctctctctctctctctctcttctctctctctctctctctctctctctcttcctctcctctcctctctctctctcttctctctctctctctctctcttctcctctctctctctctctctctgtctctctctctctctctctctctgtctctgtctctgtctctctctctctttctctctctgtctctctccttctctcccccaagGGGCCTGTTGCATTGTGTtgataagtttgtttgttttttttgacaTGATACAAATATGACTTTCTGACAGATTTTTTCATGGGTCTTGAAGCTTTACAGATTTAGATAAAAGCCTCATTCATATCATTTCAGCTTTTCCTAATACTCATGATATGAGTAAGTTTTTGCTATGTTCTctttcctccactttcctccttttttccacttctatctatttattttttcttttcactttgtttttttttcatctatgcaATGCTTTGGTCTACCAGTTGTCAGTTAGGGAGCCAACATTAATCTGATCTTTGCTCCCTTTCCGCAGGTGGAAATGTCCTTTGTCTAGACTTATGGGGCCGTGCTGGTGGTGCCTCCCTGCAAGCACTACACTTCAGTTTTGCAGTTGGAGCTTTTATTGCACCACTTGCAATTCATCCATTCTTTGTTGGGTTGCACCCTTTCGAGATCCAAAGCAATCAGTCTCTAATGGAGACCACAGCTATGACAGAGGCTCCACATATTCCAAGGTTTGTTCGAAGTTTGCAGGATGATGTATATAATGCTAGCTATAGTGGAGAACAGTCTTTGGGGAATCTTACTAATGAAAAGATTAAACTTTTAACACTACCTAAGGGCACAACTGAAGACACCATATTAGTAGTCAATAGTACATCTGATCATCTCTTGACATCAttagagaatgaaaatgatacatCAGTGACTGTGGAACCAGATTATACATTGCCAGAGACAACAACTAGTGCAAGAGCTGCATCTACAAAACCCCCAATGAAGAAACCCAATTTTACTGATGGCAATGCACTGCATcctgataatgatacaaaatggAAGCGACCATCCTCCAGAGACCaagggaaaacaaaagtaaacccACCTAAGCCTCAACAAGAGCCGTCCAAAAATCAAACTCTGGAAATTTCCGTTCCTACTGCAGCATCTGTTGAAGCTGAACAGTCAATAGAGGGTTCTGGTGATAATGATGCCACTTCATCGGAGGTGCACATCACAATGATGCCAGAGCAAGTTGAGGAAGCTGTGCAGACTGAAAACCAACCTGTGGTGAATGAGACTACAGTTGAAACAGAAGATTCTTCTCTTGTTAAATTGCCAACTGTTCTCCCTACTACCACAACCACACCTAAACCTACAGCTGTTGAGATCACTTCTATAACTACCACTGCAGCCACTTCCACAAccactgctcctactactactactactgctactactactactactactactacacacaacaacaacaacaatcacaacaactACCACCACAACTCCAGCAACCACAGTTGTTACAACCCATATGCCAGAGACAACAGAGGATCCCAATTTACCTCTTGTACCTTACCCCAAGGAAGTAGCAGAGCAAGAAGATCATGAAGACCATTTTAGAGAAGATTTGGAAGAAGACATTGAAACTCCAGAGAATGTGGATGATGAAAATATGGATGATGATTCTGAAGAGGAACCAGAGGCTCAGGGCCTACAGGAGGCTTTAAGTGATGAACCAATCAGCGAGGAGTCCTATGAGGATGAACAAAATAAGAGCGGGATATCATCAGTTATGCATTCCCAGAAGCCTGGTACCTATAGTATTggaagtgatgaaaataataaatttttggatGATATGGCACAGCGTTTTAAAGATTATGGAGTGACTAAAGTCCACTTAGCCTACATATGTATTgggatttttattattctcaatgCATTAATATCAGTTGTCATCCTTTGCCACAATCCACGGGAACCAAGATCGAAGCAAGATGATGGAAGCATGGGTGAAATCAACAAAAGTAGAGTCCTTGTCTTCATGGTCATATTTTCAGTGTTCATGTTTATGGCTGAATCATTGCAAGGGGCAGTACATCACCTTTTAGCTACAACAGATACTGGCACAGGACTCGATGTTATCCAGAATACAGGCATAGATGGTCAGGCTCTCTTCTGGGGCCTAGTGTGTCTGGTGAGATTTCTCTGCATATTAGTGTCTGGATGTTTGAAACTGAAACCAGGAAAGCTCTTGACAATATCTATTCTGTTTGCAGCAATGGGCTCGGTCTTCTTGGCCATTGGTTCATATGGGAAGGATGATTTTCTTTGGTCTGGCATTATTTTCATGGCCCTTGGTCTAGCTCCTATCTTACCAACAAGTCTCCTTTGGATGGCGCAGTACATGAGAGTGACTCACCGTATGTGTGCTCTTATGATCATCTTGGCTTCATTCGGAAATTCCCTTACACACTCACTCCTTACAAAGGTTGTAGGCAATTCACATGTATATCCATTTATCCTTGTAACAgtcagttttgtttctctcttctgtttgttgTTATCAATGTGTGTGATTTACACTGCCAGGCGAAGTCGAACCCTAGGCGTGCCGGCAGGATACCAGCTGGCAAATCAACACGAAGAGGAGGATAGCATTGAACTTACCCCTTCTGGGAGTGCAGTATTTACTCCCAGCGACCCACCTgtaagagagaatggggaagctGGTCAGTCACTCTTGATAGATTAGCAGCTAATGATTCATGTAGGTCTTATCTTCATTTTGTAATGCATTGATGTGAATATCTTTAGGGTAATCAACCGTTTAGCAAATCTAGtccttattttcatattatatcagTTCTAAAGAGTATAAAACAGCATTTCAAATGAACATTAAGTTTTGGAAAATCACAAGGTAGCATTTCTTTCTATGGAAATTATTAAACAACTGTGGTGATACAAAGTGATACAAGGCTTtatgttttcttaattttattgaaGTGCGTCGTCTGTAAGGTCATCAGAgttagataataaaatgaaagacaTTCCAATGCTAGGTCCAAGGAATTAGTTCTTGTCTAGTTTTACATTAAGGACCAGGCTAGGAtggtgtttttttaccttttctttttttgtttgtttgttttttcttcttttttaatgtccAAGAAGAATGGGaggttacatttatataataacttCAGAGAGCTCTGTTAAGTATCTAACAGCAGTGTAaaatcttttatttgatttttctgtATATCTGGTCAAGGATCTCGatgcattttgtatataaaaacttttattaatcctttttgtcttttattctgtatatttgggaaacttttttttgtatacatgcaGATAATCAGGGAAGATATTAATTCAATGATCTTACTGTTTGATGCACAtatttttttactagtatttaaattatttttcataatgttCTGCTTTCTTATTTGTAAGGAATGGTGCCATATGCAGCTTGATACTGGAGAAACGAAAGTCCATTGCAATGGTTGATGTgcaatttttctattttacttgTTGGGAGAATTTCATGTTGAATGTAGCAAGTGAACGAAAAAAGCTTCCAGATGCTTTCATGTAATAAAATAGTTTATGGTATCTACATATGTTTTATGGCCCAAACACTAAAAGTCAAAGAATGCATTACAGGATGATATTTCACAACTCAATAACTGTGGCAAACATATGATGGAGAGTACATATCTGTGACATGCATCATATATTAAGAAaac is a genomic window of Penaeus monodon isolate SGIC_2016 chromosome 10, NSTDA_Pmon_1, whole genome shotgun sequence containing:
- the LOC119577897 gene encoding uncharacterized protein LOC119577897, whose amino-acid sequence is MADHTEDNDPFEEDIVFDQAGLLGGKMPRSRQQSTVGFLPTFMLFIRTVFLCIAFIGLGLCVSVSGGPLIKLEIGVGISVDTAFHTFTARSVGTLFGGILGSLLFEVYNRQFLMFVSLVWVAVCVTVMPFTVATALWWTFATTAALGMGLGFLFTGGNVLCLDLWGRAGGASLQALHFSFAVGAFIAPLAIHPFFVGLHPFEIQSNQSLMETTAMTEAPHIPRFVRSLQDDVYNASYSGEQSLGNLTNEKIKLLTLPKGTTEDTILVVNSTSDHLLTSLENENDTSVTVEPDYTLPETTTSARAASTKPPMKKPNFTDGNALHPDNDTKWKRPSSRDQGKTKVNPPKPQQEPSKNQTLEISVPTAASVEAEQSIEGSGDNDATSSEVHITMMPEQVEEAVQTENQPVVNETTVETEDSSLVKLPTVLPTTTTTPKPTAVEITSITTTAATSTTTAPTTTTTATTTTTTTTTTPATTVVTTHMPETTEDPNLPLVPYPKEVAEQEDHEDHFREDLEEDIETPENVDDENMDDDSEEEPEAQGLQEALSDEPISEESYEDEQNKSGISSVMHSQKPGTYSIGSDENNKFLDDMAQRFKDYGVTKVHLAYICIGIFIILNALISVVILCHNPREPRSKQDDGSMGEINKSRVLVFMVIFSVFMFMAESLQGAVHHLLATTDTGTGLDVIQNTGIDGQALFWGLVCLVRFLCILVSGCLKLKPGKLLTISILFAAMGSVFLAIGSYGKDDFLWSGIIFMALGLAPILPTSLLWMAQYMRVTHRMCALMIILASFGNSLTHSLLTKVVGNSHVYPFILVTVSFVSLFCLLLSMCVIYTARRSRTLGVPAGYQLANQHEEEDSIELTPSGSAVFTPSDPPVRENGEAGQSLLID